tgcccctctgctccgctcttgtgagatcccccctgcagtgctgtgtccagctctggggcccccaacataagaaggacatggagctgttggagcgagtccagaggagggccatgaagatgatcagagggctggagcccctctcgtatgaagacaggctgagagagttggggctcttcagcctggagaagagaaggccccGGGGataccttctagcagccttccagtacctgaagggagcctacaggaaagcaggagaggggctttttacaagggcaagtagtgacagaatgaggggtaacggttttaaactgaaagaggggaaatttagattagatattaggaagaaattctttactgtgagggtggtgagacactggaacaggttgcccagagaagttgtggatgccccctccctggcagtgttcaaggccaggttggatgaggctttgagcaacctggtctagtggaaggtgtccctgcctgtggcaggggggttgaaactagacgatctttaaggtcccttccaacccaaaccgttctgtgattctatgattctatgattgtcaCCTGTATAAGGATCATGCTCTTGAATCCAGCTGACATTTCTGTATCTATTGAATTCATCACAACACGAATATAATTGCACAAAGAATTTTGTAGCAAATGACTTCCTTTCCCCAGCAGTGGCAGAGCCTGCCACCAGCAGAGGAGGTAGAGGAAAATCCATCCCAGTTCCATGCTGCGCCAGCAGGAGAGCTCATGGAGAACTGGAGCAGCCCTGAAGACAAAGAGGTGGGTGGTTGAGGAATCAGTAAAGAAAgcaggtgtttttttctgagtattGCAGCTAAGCAGTGACTAGTACTAGGCAAAGGGATAAGGAAAGAAGAGCCCTGTGAGTGGGAACACAGATAGACACTCATGGagagggcagcagagagggaaaggggtCGCAGAAGGAAATAGAGCAGCTACTCCAGGGTGTAAAAAGCAGACAAGAAGGATGTCAGGGATCTGAGAGCTGCATTTGCAGCTGCTGACATGGACCATGGGATGATTCTGACTACTCTAGCTTGCACTGTGCCATAGtcctgcagagccagggccTCATCCCAGGGGGCCTGGTCCAGCTGTGGCAAAAGGCCTGCACAACCCTCAGTGGCTGCTGTTGGCAGGGAGCCATTGCGAGAAGGTGCAGCCCCACGGGAAGCAGACTGGGACACCCGTCCGTTTGTGTTGGTTCACCCAACAGACCACTGTCAGGCACCCACCTTCCACAGAAAGCCTTGGGAGAGGAGGTGAGACATCTCCACGTGAAGCCGTAGGGACCACGTGGCTGCATGCACAGATACTTTCATAGGCACCAGACCTCCTGTTCGtcaaaaaacaaccaaagaaaaccaaaccaacccctTAAATGTCTCATTTGGGGGACAGAGGCAAGGGCGGCCTCAGCAACCCCCATAAACAAAATGTTGCCTCCCTTTGAGGGGAGCCCTGCTGAGGGTCATTAAGCACAAAGACCACCTCTGCCTCCACAGGTCCTCCAGCACAAACCACTGGAGGATGGAGAAAGCCTTGGACAAGTCCTGCAGGGCTCTTGCCTGGCTGTTACACTTCTCCCGAGTCACCAGGTGCAGATGGGTACCACGGCAGTTGCAGGCTGCTGGCACCATGGTGTCTGACACCCCTACCACCTTCAAGAAGGGGAACAGCAAGCTCCCCAGAAGAAACTGTGCCCCCAGTAATGCGATAAGAAGAATTACCATCATCAGCTTTGATTCCTAATGAGAATCCACAGTTACCTCTTGGCACAGGGTGGCTGGAGGCGGCTGGCAAAAGTCAGACATCAGCAATAGAGCTGTTCAGGTCCTGTCCTACCTCCTCCCTTTTCTGAATCCAGATGTGAAAGCCCACCAAAGAGGGACTGCAATAAATCACTGCACAACAGACATTACACTTTCCCTGCTAAGGCTGGCAGATCTGCTCCTCAAGCTGAGACGAACACATCCTAAACCTCATTCCTTTGCCAGGCCTTAGGGTGTCGTGTGTCCAggtatttctgttctgctttactCAGCGcctattttctctgtcttttctttggGCAAAAACAGGGTTAAAAcacaaagacatttaaaattaaaatgaaaactgataataataataatgctcaGTACTTATCTCACTCATGCAATCTTCAAAGTGATTTACAAATGTTAACTAATTAATCTTCACATCCTCTCTGACTGAAATTCAGAGTCACGGCTGAActgagcaggaaaataaaaagtgtggTTTTCAGGTGAAGGGCAAAGGGAAACCTGTGCTCCTGCCCGCTGTTTGCCATCCGGCAAGGCAATTTGCAGCaatattttcattctgcacTGCACACCTCTCTCTATTTCTCAGTCATACCAAAGGTCTGAAGTAATTTTATCTGCTaccttctgcttcatttttcttaattgaGGTCTTAAAAGGTGTTCCCTttgaaaagtaaacaaaatggAAGGCTTTCAGAGCTGTGCAGATGCCCTTTGATCAAATATGTTTAATCCCAAACTCTTCTGAAATCCACAACACAACCAGCCTCGAGGGGCAAATAAGAAAATGCGAAGAGGGAGGGCTGTGCTTGGCAAATGCTGCTGCCGGAGAGTTGAGCTGAGCCTTGGAGAGGGGACCAAGCCAAATGCCACAAAACAAAGTTATGGCAGAAGGATGCAGGGCAGACTCGTGCCAGCTGTGATTTAGCCATGAGGATCTGAGCCTGGGGCTTCAGCACAGCCTAGGGCTGGTGCGGCAAGCAACCCCAGGACCCCGTGCTGGTCCACGCTCTGGTTGCTGTCACCTGCGCGTGGGTTTTTGGGCTCACAAGACCGATGCCAGCATGTGTACAGAGCCCAGGCACTGCTCCGCCTTGCTGTGTGCTGTGCAGGGCACTCACACAAAAGCATCATGCGTGACTGGCGAGGAGCTCTCAGTGCTGGCTCGGGACACTTCCAACTCTGCTCCCAGGTTCTACAGCCTGGATATGAACTCTGGATTCAGGGTGTTTAAAAAGACCCTTTGTGCCTAACAGCCATGGAGTGGTTAAAGAGAGCAAAGCCCAGCAGGTCAGAGAGGAGCCGAGACACTTCGAACAGAGCTGTTTCGGCTGCTCTTCCTAAGCAACAGCGGGACTCTTGTGAGGCACGAATATCCTCCTCCATTATTGGTAACTTCAGCTCTCCCTGGAGGTGCCactgctccagcccagctcctgccagacCTCAGCCGGCTGTTAGGACACATGCTTTGTCCGGCTGCTCAGCTCCATCCCGAGACTGATCTCCTCACTCCTTCGCGTCACACCCCAATGGCTCCTCTTTCACAGGGCGTGCGGTGCCAGACATTTGGCAGGTGCTCAGGGCTTGCCAGGTATCACCTCCCTGTTGGCACCTCAGTTCCAGACCAGCCTTCCCAGGGAGCAGGAGAATCTGATGCACACAGACATTATTGCTTCTTGAAGACAATTGCAAATGCGGCGAGCACCATGACTTCCCTCACCGAGAGACACAGATGAAGGTGATGTGATGCAGAGGGAGGAGGGCTCAAGgtaatttaaacaaaagctgGAAGTGTTGTCACAACCCCTCCCTGCAACTTATGTAAAACAGAACTCGTCAAGTAGGCTCCCTATTGCTGCAAATTAGCCAGACCTCTCTAGGTGGGTTGAGACAACCTCGGCTTAGCTGCCCTCTTATGCGCTCCTGCAGCCACATTTGCACCTCTCCTCTGGACAACTTCATGCCAGACCTCTCGTACATGGCACTTTCTTGCCAGATGACTGCAGCTAAGGGGCATGATGCCTTGGGGCACAGAATGGGAGAAAGGTGTGGGGCTGCCCTAGCTGTTGGAGACCTCAGCCAGTGACAGCAGCCATCCCGGGACAGCTTGGCACATCCCTGCCTccggcacagccctgccctgtgACCTTACACCCAGGGAAGGAAGGTGCTTGAAAGTTTCATGAGTGCATGGGTTCAGGTGTTAGGGGTTTCCCACTGAAAGTTAGCGCTGAATTACAGAGGTCCAGAATTAGAAGAACAGCAACATTGCACAAACCAGCATTTTGTGGTGTTTGAGTATTGAGGTGACATCACACCTTGCTACCGCTAAGACAAGCATGGTCtcaccccctcctccccacccccttaACAAGGCTTGCTCCCACCTACACTGCCTCAGCTCCAGCTCTCACTTGTCTGCACAGGGAGCTCACCCAGAAGAAAACTCACCCAGGCCAGTGCATTGAAAAAAGTCTCCATGCGGACAAAGATCAGGGCTTTCCCTTGCTGGATTAATTTTCCAGTGGTTTGCTCACACACAGACACCCGGGTTCAGGGAATCAAATTTTAGCATCGGCACAAGGAACAAGGCAGAACCAAGCCTCATGGGGTGggagtcatagaatggtttgggttggaagggaccttaaagatcatctagttccaaccccctgccacaggcagggacaccttccactagaccaggttgctcaaagccccatccaacctggccttgagcactgccagggaggggcatccacagcttctctgggcaacctgttccagtgtctcaccaccctcacagtaaagaatttcttcctaatatctaatctaaatctaccctctttcagtttaaaaccgttacccctcatcctgtcactacatgccctcgtaaaaagtccctctcctgctttcctgtaggcccccttcaggtactggaaggctgctataaggtctccccagagccttctccaggctgaagagctccaactctcccagcctgtctttagaggagaggtgctccagccctctgatcatcttcgtggccctcctctggactcgctccaacagctccatgtccttcttatgttgggggccctagagctggatgcagtactccaggtggggagagcggagtagaggggcagaaccacctccctggacctgctggtcatgtttcttttgatgcagcccaggatacggttggccttctgggctgcaagcgcacatggccagctcacgttgagcttctcatcaaccatcacccccaagtccttctcctcagggctgctctcaatccattctctgcccagcctgtatctgtgcttgggattgccctgacccatggaCTCACAGTGTCAATTTACATTTACACCACCATGGAACAGGACAGTGCAGCACTCGCATCCCTCTGACTCAGCTTCAAGCCAGTCTCAAGGATTCATCCTCTGAAGAatctgatgtttttttctgggcaTCTCACAGGAGtcaatttcattaaaaagatcttttttgaCCAGACTCCAACATCACCCAAGAATGGCTTAAGCAGCATCTGTACCATGAAAACTCACCCAGGCAGGCATTGACTCTGTCACCTTCAGCTCTGTCAGACAAGTCCCCACGTCACTTTCCGTTTTATCAGGATCACTGGGCACGCAGTATTGACACTTTCTCCTGTATCTGCACCTCCCTCTGAAAAAGCACCTCTTTTGTACGTTCCAGATGCAAATCAATCACAAGAAACTCTTTAAATAAGATTTATGATTCATTCCTGCTTTATGGACTCTCATCCCAGTTCTATTGAGCTACTGTGGCACTTCCCTTTGGAAAAGGAAGTATTTTGAGGATATATTCCACCCAGAAATGGGACAGAGGCTTTCAGTATCACAACTTACTTTGGAACATCCAGAATCAGTATACGAGACAAAGACACACCACTATAGGAGGACAAGTTTGTACAGATATGTCCATAGatctatatttttattgttttatatatatttataatatatttatatatttttaaaagaatcccTTCAAAAACTACCCTCCCACCTAGCAAAACAAGGATTAAACAATCAAAGATGGCAGCTGCATCCTGGAGCAAAGTATCCCAGGGGTCTCAGAGCCAAAACGATTGCTGAGCACCAGCGCACTCTTTCCAAGCTTCTGTGATGCCCTGCGGGTGCAAAGGTGACCAACACAGTTTTATGGCTCTTTAAACTGGCCTGTCaaaagacagggagagagaaagagagaaacacacGGCCGTAGCGATGGGGGCTTGAGGGGTAAGGGAAACAGCAGCGCATACAACTGGGAGCTTAGAGTGTGAAATGTTGTGATGAAGAGGAGGGAGGCACTGCCTGGGAAGGCAGTAAAGAAGATAGGAAGGAGAACAAACATGCAGGAGAATTAGTTGGTAAGATGGCTCTCAGAGAAGCATCACACTTGGGACCCTTGCTACCCCTCCATCCCCCAAATCTCTTCCTCTCACCCTCCCAGTTGTGAAGGGAGATCCAACTAGTTTGATTTAGACCAAATCTTCGCACTGCCCCGGAGCCTGtggagagagggggggaaaaaagaaaaaaattcagagtggACACTAAGGCCCTGACTTCCTTTTCTAAATGCACACAGAGGAGAGCGGATGATGTTCTTCACAAGAGGAGAGCACCAGGAAGGCTTATGAGCTCTGCTTCAGGCCAAGAGTTGCAGAGATCTTCCCCCAAATTAGCAGGAGACGAGCTCAGCTGGGACTACATCTCTGATCATCCCCCCTCCAGGGAGCAGACCCCTGCAGTCAGTAACCTCACTGCTTGGAAACAGGGCTCCCCTCAGTTCACctctgaacacacacacacacacaagtggCTCTGGTCATTTGCCCCCACTTCTCACCCTTTGGCTTTGGAAGTTTTCTTGCTCGCCTGGCGCTGGTTGGTGCCAGGGGCCGGCTCCCTGAGCTCTGTTAGGTGCTGTTCCGGGTCTTGGGAtgtggctgctgcagcagctgctgttgtcacCTTAATGGTCTTCTTCAGGTTTGCCAcctgcaacagaagaaaagcaagaaccAAGGAATTTCCCACgggttttagtttgttttgattttttttttagtttggggttttttggttttttgttttttttttttttaaagcaaggcCTAGATTTAAGAGCTGCAAGCTCAGGTCAAACAAAAGACTTAACAGCTGTCCAGaccccagcactgcagaggaGTGTTAAGCTGATTTAGGACTATTCTTCAGGCACAACGCCCTGGGCGGTCTGGCCTAGGGAAATGGTAATGCCTGACTTAAGCAAAGCCTATAACAACCACAGGGACCTGGTTCTCGTTATTTTTAAGTGAGGGGCACTGGCTGCTCCCACCTCGGCCCACTCACCTCACTCTCTATCTGCTGCTTAAGTGCCAGCTGTTGCTCTTTATGTTGGTTGGCTCGGCTAACCTGTTCTTCAATGCCTGACAAGACAACCTCGCAGCCCTGGCACCTGGAGAGAAGACGTAGGAGAAAAGGCCAGGTAATTTACACAGCAtagaaagaaacatgaaagtTGACAGATTTCAGCTCTAGAGGCCAAAAAGACTGGAAGGTGACAGCTACACCAGGCAGGGAAGACACAGGAGCAGAGTCCAATGTAATAATGTAGTAACATTATCAGTCAGGAGGGGGACACATAACAAAAGTCATACGAGGTTAGGAACTACAGATATATACTCAGAAAGCCTCCTGCCAGCTGCCAGGACTGTGCAAAGGTTGCCGCAGTCTCATCGCCTCTCCAGCAACAAACAGGGGAATTTGgaaaatcatttttggaaaattaCTTTCTGTTGGAGTACGGGAAAGGGGATTGAGTACGTCACCTCGCAACACGACCCCCCACCAACACACAGAGGATCTGGGGAAGCCACCGGCCACTCTTGCAACCTTTTTTGGGTGTTAGTATCAGGGGCTTCCTCCTCACCACTCCTGCAATGTGCGGGTGATGGTGCTTAGCTCCTCCCGCCGGATGTCCCTCCCAATGCTGTAATCCACCTCCAGGCGCTGGTTCCGCTGATCCAAGCTCCCTCGCAGCACATCTGCATACACAGCCTCAATCACGAGGTCCTCCAGTTGCCGGACGTTCTTCAGCTGTAactgctccagcagcactgagTAGGGGATGCACTGTGGAAACACGGTGGTAACTAGCATGAGGGAATCCCAGTGTGAGGAGAACTCAGGGAAAAACAGGGCCACTACCTTGACCTTGGCAGCCAGAGTGACGACTGACAGGTGCCTCAGTTTGTTCTTCTGAGCCTCTGTCAAGGGAGGGAGGTTTGCTGCTTCAGCTATTGTCAGGGGAAAGAACAGAGTATAAGAATTTATGTCTCATTTTCCacttcccagccctgcacagaaACATCCACACCATACCCGGTTCGTAAAGCATCTGCCCACCAATCCCCCAAGCGATACTTCATCTCGCCAAGCCATCCCCATTAATTCTCAGCTCAAAAGACCGTTTCTGAGCAGCCTTTCCTCCCCTCAGCCTCGAGTCAGTCCTCTCCGGCTGCCCCGTGCCTTATTTATGGAGGTCTGCACACCCCAGTGGACACCTAAGtctttccccctgcccctcaaAAATGTCTCCATCAAGATGTTCCTGGGAATTCCCCACGCAGCTGGCAAATGGTGGCATTAATTATCATCAGGTATTTCAATGATCTCGGGCCCAAACCACAACCAGGCGTCTGTTGGGCCGCGGTGACGGTGGCACGGCTCCTGCTGCAAGGGGGAGCAGTTCGGGTGAGGGTCTACAGCAGCTCAGGGCTCGGGCACGTTTTCCACAGCGAAGGACCAGCATCACCAGGAGGGGAAAGGGCCCCTGCCCCGCGGtgcgcccccgccgccccggggcccgTCCTCACCCAGATAGTCCGCGTAGGTGCCGTAGGCGAAGATGGTCAGGAGGCGGAACACGGGGGAGAACTCGCTGTCGGCCAGCTGCGGGGACACACGGTcaggccccgccgccctcccgggCCGCGGGCAGGGCCTGCCGCCCGGGGCGGGCCGcgggggcagggccgggcctgggccgggccggggcgggccggtCTCACCTCCCGCACGGCGGGCATGTCCAGCAGCTCCCCGAAGACGTAGATGCCCGGGGCCTCCAGCACCTGGTGGATGAGGCTGGCGAGGGCGGCGCCGCGGGCcgccttggccagcagcaggaactgctcctggctctgccccgTCACCTTCCCTTCGGCCGCCAtcgcgccgccgccccccgcgggGCTCGGGCCCCGCCGCGCTCGCCCTCACgcaggccccggccccgccgtcGGGCGCACCCGCCGCCGGCTcagcccccaccccgccccgccggggcttCTCTGTGGCGCCGCCGTCGCAGAGCGGCCGCTTCCGGGTGCTACCGCTGCCCGTCCCCCGCCTCCGATTGGGGGAGGCGGCAGCTCGGCCCGCCTCCGCCGCTTCCCCATTGGCCGCCCAGAGGGccgagcggcggggcggg
Above is a genomic segment from Nyctibius grandis isolate bNycGra1 chromosome 5, bNycGra1.pri, whole genome shotgun sequence containing:
- the COPS7A gene encoding COP9 signalosome complex subunit 7a, with the protein product MAAEGKVTGQSQEQFLLLAKAARGAALASLIHQVLEAPGIYVFGELLDMPAVRELADSEFSPVFRLLTIFAYGTYADYLAEAANLPPLTEAQKNKLRHLSVVTLAAKVKCIPYSVLLEQLQLKNVRQLEDLVIEAVYADVLRGSLDQRNQRLEVDYSIGRDIRREELSTITRTLQEWCQGCEVVLSGIEEQVSRANQHKEQQLALKQQIESEVANLKKTIKVTTAAAAAATSQDPEQHLTELREPAPGTNQRQASKKTSKAKGLRGSAKIWSKSN